In the Leptospiraceae bacterium genome, one interval contains:
- a CDS encoding DUF1566 domain-containing protein — protein MRNIKKILLIFTLIEIFFFLSNCQKPKFDNPCDLNSDSHRNTNIVKYITSDSSSFCGIIPSFGSVATPIFTPSAGNKTSLSDINILTSTFGATIYYTTDGTNPTIGSNRYSSALENIWSLAGKTIKAFAVKNGMTDSAILSGVFSYPPLKTGQQTSYAVGDDGESQTGVSRSYTDNGDGTVKDNATGLIWQKCSMGLNNDAGCTGTASNPNWADAGTYCSGLSLGSKTWRLPSRLELETLSHFSGPIIAIAIDSSYFPNTTTNPYWSSSNYVPSSTEAWYINFSAGEISKDSKAVFYYVRCVSGTVKEYGNNLTENGDGTVKDNVTGLIWQKCSNGQSGSNCSGAASSDLWANALSACSGLSLAGKSWRLPNINELKSIIDINKSSGETIDTNIFPNTASGSYWSSTTLVSNTNFSWEVNFSSGFSVSDDTNLQYSYIRCVSGP, from the coding sequence ATGAGAAATATAAAAAAGATTTTATTAATTTTTACACTTATCGAAATTTTTTTCTTTTTATCCAATTGTCAAAAACCAAAATTTGATAACCCTTGTGATCTAAATTCGGATTCTCATCGAAACACCAATATCGTAAAATATATAACCTCAGATAGTTCTTCTTTTTGTGGGATTATTCCTTCATTTGGAAGTGTAGCTACTCCTATATTTACTCCATCCGCAGGAAATAAAACTTCCCTATCCGATATAAATATATTGACATCTACTTTTGGAGCAACGATCTACTATACCACAGATGGAACAAACCCAACAATCGGATCCAATAGATACTCTAGTGCTTTGGAGAATATTTGGTCCTTAGCTGGAAAAACGATAAAGGCATTTGCTGTGAAAAATGGAATGACTGATAGTGCAATTTTGTCCGGAGTGTTTAGCTATCCGCCTTTAAAAACAGGGCAACAGACTTCATACGCAGTTGGAGATGATGGAGAAAGTCAAACAGGTGTAAGTCGGAGCTACACTGATAATGGAGATGGCACGGTAAAAGATAATGCGACAGGGCTTATTTGGCAGAAATGTAGCATGGGATTAAATAATGATGCGGGATGTACAGGAACTGCTTCAAACCCAAACTGGGCAGATGCGGGCACTTATTGCAGTGGGCTTAGCTTGGGATCTAAAACATGGAGACTGCCATCAAGATTAGAATTAGAAACTCTATCACATTTTTCTGGACCAATTATAGCAATTGCAATTGATTCAAGTTATTTTCCAAATACTACAACAAACCCGTATTGGAGTTCAAGCAATTATGTGCCTTCCAGTACAGAGGCTTGGTATATAAATTTTAGTGCCGGTGAAATAAGTAAAGATAGCAAGGCAGTTTTTTACTATGTCCGTTGTGTTTCAGGTACAGTAAAAGAGTACGGTAATAATTTAACAGAAAATGGAGATGGCACAGTAAAAGATAATGTGACAGGACTTATTTGGCAGAAATGTAGTAATGGGCAGAGTGGTTCGAACTGCTCTGGAGCTGCAAGTAGTGATCTTTGGGCAAATGCACTATCTGCTTGCAGTGGACTAAGTTTAGCCGGAAAATCATGGAGGTTACCAAATATCAATGAATTAAAATCCATCATTGATATAAATAAATCCAGTGGTGAAACTATAGACACAAATATTTTTCCAAATACTGCATCAGGTTCGTATTGGAGTTCAACTACTCTTGTGTCAAATACTAATTTTTCTTGGGAAGTCAATTTTTCTAGTGGTTTCTCAGTAAGCGATGACACCAATCTTCAATATTCTTATATTCGTTGCGTCTCTGGTCCTTAG
- a CDS encoding efflux RND transporter permease subunit, with translation MKFLSSLVHWSLNNQTIVLGLTVIFLFFGIDSARKLKIDAVPDITTIQVQVITTAPALSPIEIEKYVTYPVERAMAGLPKLVEVRSISRYGISVVTIVFQDDTDIFRARQWVSERLKEAEANIPPSYGIPTMGPISTGLGEIFQFTLTSDKHSLLDLTTQLNWFINPILKTVPGVVEVNTFGGESKEYQIILDLNKMQSLGFSGMDVLEALRKNNAATGGGYIEKEKEHIVIGSDGLISSLEDISKIYVGKTKDGFPVTISSIADVKIGHKLRRGATSKDGKGEVTGAITMMLMKENSLQVTESIKKKLEEIKPFLAPGMKIESFYDRSEMVKKTIRTVIINLLEGAILVIVVLFFMLGNFRAGLVIALTIPLAMLFAISIMRVRDAPGNLMSMGAIDFGLIVDGAVILVENSYRRLSLKTIELKRALTFLEKKKVIFESTVEVRKATIYGEIIIAIVYLPILALSGVEGKMFIPMALTVLYALLGAFILTLTVVPVLALLFLKPADEKEHETIIFQKLKIYYEPLLEKAFQNPKKIIFGTLGGFVFSLILFYFSGGEFIPQLDEGSLLLEVNRLPSASLTESLETSKRIERILLKNFPEITNVVSRTGSPDIATDPMGIDRSDIYLVLKPKEDWRFSKNELIEKISETLEKYTPEVAFSISQPIQMRTNELIAGVRSDVGIKIYGEDLSLLKQIGEEVSHNISKIPGVVDIKIEQLKGLSYLKVVPNRESLSRYGISIDEVNQAVEMISSGNYAGNIFEENKRFSLVIKAKDDRRNPLDRIKSFPIRSHYGQTVPLSDLAEIYTEEGPVQISHEHQSRRMIVEFNIRGKDMVSVIREVEEILQKKLKFPAGFRYDYGGKYENYISARNTLLIIVPLTLIVILFVLWVAFGEMKPAWIIFLNVPFAITGGVISLYIRGIPFSISAGVGFIALFGVAVLNGLVLVSFTKKLEHEGKDSSAAIFESAKLRLRPVVTTAVVAALGFLPMALSTSMGAEVQRPLATVVIGGLITSSILTLFVLPIIYLMGSDQRKK, from the coding sequence ATGAAATTTTTAAGCTCTTTAGTTCATTGGTCACTCAACAATCAAACGATTGTATTAGGCTTAACCGTAATATTTCTATTTTTCGGAATCGACTCTGCAAGAAAATTAAAAATTGATGCTGTTCCCGATATTACAACAATACAAGTACAAGTAATCACTACTGCACCTGCCTTGTCGCCTATTGAAATTGAAAAGTATGTTACTTACCCAGTTGAAAGAGCGATGGCAGGTCTCCCAAAACTTGTAGAAGTTCGCTCCATCTCGCGTTACGGAATTTCTGTAGTGACAATAGTATTTCAAGACGATACGGATATTTTTCGAGCAAGGCAATGGGTTTCAGAAAGATTAAAAGAAGCAGAAGCAAATATTCCTCCAAGTTACGGAATTCCTACGATGGGTCCAATATCTACAGGGCTTGGTGAAATTTTTCAGTTTACTTTAACAAGCGATAAACATAGTTTACTTGATCTTACGACTCAACTAAATTGGTTTATAAATCCGATTTTAAAAACTGTACCGGGAGTTGTAGAAGTAAATACTTTTGGAGGAGAATCCAAAGAGTACCAAATTATTTTAGACTTAAATAAAATGCAGTCTCTTGGGTTTTCTGGAATGGATGTATTAGAGGCGTTAAGGAAAAATAACGCTGCAACAGGTGGGGGATATATCGAAAAAGAAAAAGAGCATATCGTAATCGGAAGTGATGGTCTAATTTCTTCTTTAGAAGATATTTCTAAAATTTATGTAGGTAAAACAAAGGATGGGTTTCCAGTAACAATTTCTTCTATTGCAGATGTAAAAATTGGTCACAAGCTGAGAAGAGGTGCTACTTCAAAAGATGGTAAAGGTGAAGTCACCGGAGCAATCACAATGATGCTAATGAAAGAAAATTCTCTTCAAGTAACCGAGTCTATTAAAAAAAAGTTAGAAGAAATAAAACCGTTTCTTGCACCCGGAATGAAAATAGAATCTTTTTACGATAGATCGGAAATGGTAAAAAAAACAATTCGTACAGTAATCATAAACTTACTCGAAGGAGCAATACTTGTAATCGTAGTTTTATTTTTTATGTTAGGAAATTTTAGAGCAGGACTCGTGATCGCTCTCACGATTCCTCTCGCTATGCTTTTTGCTATTAGCATAATGAGAGTTCGAGATGCGCCCGGAAACCTGATGAGTATGGGAGCAATAGATTTTGGTTTGATTGTTGACGGTGCTGTAATTCTTGTTGAGAACTCTTATAGGAGACTATCTTTAAAGACAATCGAATTAAAAAGAGCACTAACTTTCCTAGAGAAAAAAAAGGTAATCTTTGAATCCACAGTAGAAGTCAGAAAAGCAACGATCTATGGTGAAATCATAATTGCAATTGTGTATCTACCTATTCTTGCATTGTCTGGAGTAGAAGGAAAAATGTTTATCCCTATGGCGCTAACCGTTTTGTATGCCTTACTTGGTGCGTTCATTTTAACTCTTACCGTCGTTCCTGTTCTTGCATTACTTTTTTTAAAACCTGCGGATGAAAAAGAACACGAAACTATAATTTTTCAAAAACTAAAAATCTATTATGAGCCTTTATTAGAAAAAGCATTTCAAAATCCAAAAAAAATAATTTTTGGAACTCTTGGAGGATTTGTATTTTCCCTCATACTGTTTTATTTTTCTGGAGGAGAATTTATCCCGCAACTTGACGAAGGCTCACTCTTGCTCGAAGTAAATCGATTACCATCTGCTTCTTTGACTGAGTCTTTAGAAACTTCTAAAAGAATAGAAAGGATTTTGCTAAAAAATTTTCCTGAAATTACAAATGTAGTTTCGAGAACCGGCTCACCGGATATTGCAACCGATCCAATGGGAATTGATAGGAGTGATATTTACTTAGTGTTAAAACCAAAAGAAGACTGGAGATTTTCTAAAAATGAACTTATTGAGAAAATTTCAGAGACCTTAGAAAAATATACTCCTGAAGTTGCATTTTCTATATCACAACCGATTCAGATGAGGACGAATGAATTGATTGCAGGTGTGAGATCCGATGTTGGTATAAAAATTTATGGTGAAGACCTTTCCTTATTAAAACAAATCGGTGAAGAAGTATCTCACAATATAAGTAAAATTCCGGGTGTTGTGGATATAAAGATAGAACAATTGAAAGGTCTTTCATATTTGAAAGTAGTCCCAAATAGGGAAAGCCTTTCTCGTTATGGAATTAGCATTGATGAAGTTAACCAAGCAGTGGAAATGATTTCTTCCGGAAACTATGCAGGAAATATTTTTGAAGAAAATAAAAGATTTAGCTTAGTAATAAAAGCAAAGGACGATAGGCGAAACCCATTAGACAGAATTAAGTCTTTTCCAATACGCTCCCACTATGGGCAAACTGTCCCTTTGTCTGACCTTGCAGAAATTTATACAGAAGAAGGTCCCGTTCAAATTAGCCATGAACACCAATCGAGGAGAATGATTGTAGAGTTCAATATTCGAGGCAAGGACATGGTAAGCGTAATTCGAGAAGTAGAAGAAATTTTGCAAAAAAAACTAAAATTCCCTGCTGGTTTTCGATATGACTACGGCGGGAAATACGAAAATTATATCTCTGCAAGAAATACTCTTCTTATCATAGTGCCTTTAACTCTAATTGTAATTTTATTTGTACTATGGGTTGCGTTTGGAGAAATGAAACCTGCCTGGATTATTTTTCTTAACGTACCTTTTGCAATTACCGGAGGGGTTATTTCACTTTATATTCGAGGAATTCCATTTAGCATTTCTGCTGGAGTAGGTTTTATTGCTTTATTTGGAGTTGCTGTCCTTAACGGACTTGTACTCGTTTCTTTTACGAAAAAATTAGAGCACGAAGGAAAGGATTCTTCAGCTGCAATATTTGAATCTGCTAAACTTAGACTAAGACCTGTTGTAACTACTGCAGTCGTTGCAGCGCTTGGATTTTTGCCGATGGCACTTTCTACAAGCATGGGTGCAGAAGTCCAGCGTCCACTTGCTACAGTCGTTATTGGTGGATTAATCACTTCGAGTATTTTGACTTTATTCGTGCTTCCAATCATTTATTTAATGGGGAGTGATCAAAGGAAAAAATAG
- a CDS encoding efflux RND transporter periplasmic adaptor subunit, whose translation MKTGKYIIIAILAVTFLVLGYGKLKEKKAIPEGKNPTEDSTTSNKENSNRIDLSMKIKVPSEIKEDTEIETIEVKRKDFQDTISVIGEISANPDNIRKIGARLAGRITSVNFKEGDHVKKGDTLITLDSPDASRLRSKFLGSLSRYTASQKNYSRLKELVTLRLAGEQEAINAESELRIMESELEADRENLRVYDIAIPNMAKEKKETIGNYEVRSPKSGIILSREAIVGGQVDANTNMGTVGDISEVWFIGKLFEKDISKIGTGENAIIQLNAYPNTKFEGRLTYIGIQIDPSSRTVNARIVLKNKKNLAKVGLFGVAEISAIEPEVISVPSYCLTEVNGKVGVFVEEKPGEYVFREVAIGRKSNTLVEIVSGISEREFVVRKGIFFLKSILLKSTFGAED comes from the coding sequence ATGAAAACAGGTAAATATATTATTATAGCTATTTTGGCTGTAACCTTTTTAGTTTTAGGGTATGGAAAACTAAAAGAAAAAAAAGCCATTCCCGAAGGAAAAAATCCAACCGAAGATTCGACAACTTCCAATAAGGAAAATTCAAATAGAATAGATTTATCCATGAAGATAAAAGTTCCTTCTGAAATTAAAGAAGACACTGAAATAGAAACGATTGAGGTGAAGCGAAAAGATTTCCAAGATACGATTTCAGTAATAGGAGAGATTTCTGCAAATCCGGACAATATAAGAAAAATTGGAGCAAGACTTGCGGGAAGAATTACAAGCGTGAATTTTAAAGAAGGTGACCACGTGAAAAAAGGAGATACCCTAATTACCTTGGACTCGCCGGATGCATCCAGACTCCGATCCAAATTCCTTGGGTCTTTATCGAGATACACTGCATCCCAAAAAAATTATTCGCGATTAAAAGAGCTTGTGACTTTAAGACTGGCTGGTGAGCAAGAAGCTATAAACGCCGAATCCGAATTAAGGATAATGGAGTCAGAGCTTGAAGCAGACAGAGAAAATCTTAGAGTATATGATATTGCGATACCTAATATGGCTAAAGAAAAAAAAGAAACCATTGGTAATTATGAAGTACGCTCTCCAAAGTCTGGTATAATACTAAGTAGAGAAGCAATCGTTGGTGGACAGGTAGATGCAAATACAAATATGGGGACGGTAGGCGACATCTCAGAAGTATGGTTTATCGGAAAATTATTTGAGAAAGATATATCTAAAATAGGCACAGGAGAAAATGCAATTATTCAATTGAATGCTTATCCAAATACAAAATTTGAAGGGAGACTAACGTATATTGGGATACAGATTGACCCTTCTTCAAGAACTGTTAACGCAAGGATAGTTCTAAAGAACAAAAAAAATCTCGCTAAGGTTGGCTTATTTGGAGTCGCAGAGATTTCTGCCATAGAGCCTGAAGTTATTTCTGTGCCTTCTTATTGCTTGACAGAGGTGAACGGGAAAGTAGGAGTTTTCGTAGAAGAAAAACCGGGAGAATATGTATTTAGAGAAGTGGCTATAGGAAGAAAATCAAATACATTAGTTGAAATCGTTTCTGGTATAAGCGAGAGAGAATTTGTAGTACGAAAGGGAATTTTTTTCTTAAAGTCTATTTTACTGAAATCAACATTTGGTGCAGAGGACTGA
- a CDS encoding TolC family protein translates to MKFNFLFILFFIPAYGIFSGGNDHDEPHLHCTGSVTLKDIVECVIDHSPEYKSSRLELNVIKGRKIAAGYFFPSNPQVSLMQSYRKQTQNQGEFTGLQSSVNGEVMLSQEIYIGGQRKGRLDVADKEFASQVRRVTVMEREMIYNALVASLMYFSLIEELRLSENLYSLAKDIYEVAKARSEKGLAAPIDTDIAEAELVKMKRFFLLTKRKTELAKGNLTVMMGIPFHASIELLEKPKNPVFQNMSVDRLTEEALKVRAEIQASEADILTQDSKITLLKKETIPNLTISGFLQRDGFNENVIGGRLSLPLKIFRDNSGELLEELSRKQQLINKAEVSRHTIRYEVIKSISGYNSLKEEYESYSEELLQRIDKDLDSIKKALLNGRINVREALMSQQSLIGTKISYIQSKTDFAIASIEVIRASGIPFTDYLNSESKKEIK, encoded by the coding sequence ATGAAATTTAATTTTTTATTTATACTTTTTTTCATTCCAGCTTATGGAATTTTTTCAGGTGGGAATGATCACGACGAACCTCATCTACATTGCACAGGAAGTGTTACTCTAAAAGATATTGTAGAGTGCGTAATAGACCATAGCCCCGAATACAAAAGCTCACGGTTGGAGCTAAATGTAATTAAGGGCAGAAAAATTGCGGCCGGTTACTTTTTCCCATCGAACCCTCAAGTTTCTTTAATGCAAAGTTATCGAAAGCAAACACAAAATCAGGGTGAATTTACCGGTCTTCAATCTTCGGTAAATGGAGAAGTAATGCTATCCCAAGAAATTTATATCGGAGGTCAAAGAAAAGGCAGACTCGATGTAGCAGACAAAGAGTTTGCATCCCAAGTAAGACGAGTCACAGTAATGGAAAGAGAAATGATCTATAATGCGCTCGTTGCAAGCCTAATGTATTTTAGTCTCATCGAAGAGTTAAGGCTATCTGAAAACTTATATTCTCTTGCAAAAGATATATACGAAGTCGCGAAAGCCAGATCAGAAAAAGGTTTAGCTGCACCGATTGATACTGATATTGCAGAGGCAGAATTAGTTAAGATGAAAAGATTTTTTCTTTTGACAAAAAGAAAAACGGAATTGGCAAAAGGAAATTTAACAGTTATGATGGGAATTCCATTTCATGCAAGTATAGAGTTGTTGGAAAAGCCAAAAAATCCAGTATTTCAAAATATGAGTGTTGACAGATTGACAGAAGAGGCACTGAAAGTGCGAGCTGAGATACAAGCGAGTGAAGCAGATATATTAACCCAAGACTCAAAAATTACTTTACTAAAAAAAGAAACCATTCCCAATTTGACGATCTCGGGATTTTTGCAAAGAGACGGATTTAACGAAAATGTAATCGGAGGAAGATTGTCTCTACCTTTAAAAATTTTCCGAGACAATTCCGGCGAATTACTAGAAGAGCTATCAAGAAAACAACAACTAATCAACAAAGCGGAAGTTAGTCGGCATACAATTCGATATGAAGTAATTAAATCAATTTCTGGTTACAATTCTTTAAAAGAAGAGTACGAGAGTTATTCGGAAGAGCTTCTGCAAAGAATAGATAAAGACCTCGACTCAATCAAGAAAGCTTTATTAAACGGCAGAATTAATGTACGTGAAGCTCTAATGAGTCAACAATCCTTAATCGGTACAAAAATTTCTTACATTCAATCTAAAACAGATTTTGCAATTGCTTCGATTGAAGTTATTCGTGCATCAGGAATTCCGTTTACGGATTATCTAAACTCTGAAAGTAAAAAGGAAATAAAATGA
- a CDS encoding ATP-dependent Clp protease proteolytic subunit, which yields MADKEESSPDILEDLKNAGKIQRKFLDERKIFLWGVVHDDSAKEIVSKLMYLEMSDPGKDIIFYINSPGGSVTAGLAIFDTMKMITSPVSTVCMGMAASMGSFLLSAGAKGKRYIWPHAKVMIHQPSIGGQITGPATDIKIHAQEIVKTKETLNKILADACSQPLEKVAKDTDRDYYMTAKEAIEYGIVDKISTTIGVLPSEF from the coding sequence ATGGCAGACAAAGAAGAAAGTTCACCGGATATTTTAGAAGATTTAAAAAATGCCGGAAAGATCCAAAGAAAATTTTTAGATGAAAGAAAAATTTTTCTATGGGGAGTCGTTCACGATGATTCTGCAAAAGAAATCGTATCTAAATTAATGTATTTAGAAATGTCAGACCCCGGTAAAGATATAATTTTTTATATCAATAGCCCCGGTGGCTCTGTGACAGCAGGACTCGCCATTTTCGATACTATGAAAATGATAACTTCTCCTGTATCCACAGTATGTATGGGTATGGCTGCGTCTATGGGCTCATTTTTATTATCAGCCGGAGCCAAGGGCAAAAGATATATCTGGCCCCACGCAAAAGTAATGATCCACCAACCGAGTATAGGCGGTCAAATCACAGGCCCCGCAACCGATATTAAAATCCACGCTCAAGAAATTGTAAAGACTAAAGAGACACTAAATAAAATTCTTGCAGATGCGTGTAGCCAACCTCTTGAAAAAGTGGCAAAGGATACGGATAGAGACTATTACATGACTGCAAAAGAAGCAATTGAATATGGAATAGTAGATAAAATTTCTACTACAATTGGAGTACTTCCATCAGAATTTTGA
- a CDS encoding septum formation initiator family protein: MVRLPITEEGRLFIILNNLKRLQIVSSLIFILGLVYFSLLSTSGILVRMEMKEKLESLKIEIEKIEAENQTLEAKRKLLKNEKFAVQMEARKHYLLSKNSNILKFKEAANKKSEDFLLASRENLPSLKNKSSKNHIPPIYIFRFFFVVCAVSLSIGVFIKLK; the protein is encoded by the coding sequence TTGGTAAGATTGCCAATTACAGAGGAAGGGAGACTTTTTATAATCTTGAATAATCTAAAGCGACTACAAATTGTATCTTCATTAATTTTTATCTTAGGACTTGTGTATTTTAGCTTATTGAGTACGTCTGGAATTCTTGTTCGTATGGAAATGAAAGAAAAATTAGAATCTCTTAAGATAGAAATTGAAAAGATTGAAGCAGAAAATCAAACTTTAGAAGCAAAAAGAAAATTACTAAAAAATGAAAAGTTTGCAGTCCAAATGGAAGCAAGAAAGCACTATCTCTTATCTAAAAATTCTAATATTCTTAAATTTAAGGAAGCAGCCAATAAAAAGTCAGAAGACTTCCTACTTGCTTCGAGAGAAAATCTTCCTTCTTTAAAAAATAAATCTTCTAAAAACCATATACCTCCGATTTATATTTTCAGATTTTTCTTTGTAGTTTGTGCAGTTTCTCTTAGTATTGGAGTTTTCATAAAACTCAAATAA